The Flavobacteriales bacterium genome has a segment encoding these proteins:
- a CDS encoding DUF4296 domain-containing protein, whose amino-acid sequence MSKYLFLAIFLLFISCGKKEKPVVVPNDVLSIEQMINIGTEINIIKAASETRLSNGKRKQENIDSYMKSIFKENEVTQELYSKSFDWYATQPKMFSKVYNGIIEKLSQREVELLNKSAKRNRAK is encoded by the coding sequence ATGAGTAAGTACCTTTTTTTAGCAATCTTCCTGTTATTTATTTCATGCGGTAAGAAGGAAAAACCTGTTGTAGTTCCTAATGATGTCTTGAGTATCGAACAAATGATAAATATAGGAACTGAAATAAATATCATTAAGGCAGCGAGTGAGACAAGATTATCGAATGGCAAGAGGAAACAAGAGAATATTGATAGCTATATGAAATCAATATTTAAAGAAAATGAGGTAACCCAAGAACTTTATTCCAAAAGTTTTGATTGGTATGCTACTCAGCCTAAAATGTTTTCTAAAGTATACAATGGTATCATTGAGAAATTAAGTCAGCGGGAAGTTGAGCTTCTTAATAAGTCAGCTAAAAGAAATAGAGCTAAATAA